From one Diorhabda carinulata isolate Delta chromosome 12, icDioCari1.1, whole genome shotgun sequence genomic stretch:
- the LOC130899896 gene encoding endocuticle structural glycoprotein SgAbd-2-like isoform X1, whose product MLIQCSCGQYRIMKFLIILFAILAIARAQYYRPAIGGAAIRIISQTQEGPNADGSYKWSYDTENGISAEEQGILKNRGSQAEATEAKGGFRYTAPDNSVISLTYVADENGFRAFGPHLPTPPPIPPAIQRALDLIRTNPDPRYQPGARYDSRYDDRRYQ is encoded by the exons ataataCTGTTTGCTATTCTAGCAATCGCTAGAGCTCAATATTACAGACCAGCAATAGGGGGGGCTGCGATAAGAATTATAAGTCAAACGCAAGAAGGACCAAACGCTGACGGATCTTATAAATGGAG TTACGATACGGAAAACGGCATTTCTGCAGAAGAACAAGGTATCTTGAAGAATAGAGGTTCTCAAGCAGAAGCAACTGAAGCTAAAGGAGGATTCAGATATACCGCACCAGATAACAGCGTCATCTCTTTAACATACGTTGCCGATGAAAACGGTTTCCGCGCATTTGGACCACATCTTCCCACTCCTCCTCCAATTCCACCTGCAATTCAAAGGGCTTTAGATTTAATTAGAACGAATCCTGATCCTAGATATCAACCTGGGGCAAGATACGATTCTAGATATGACGATCGTAGATATCAATAA
- the LOC130899896 gene encoding endocuticle structural glycoprotein SgAbd-2-like isoform X2: MKMIIILFAILAIARAQYYRPAIGGAAIRIISQTQEGPNADGSYKWSYDTENGISAEEQGILKNRGSQAEATEAKGGFRYTAPDNSVISLTYVADENGFRAFGPHLPTPPPIPPAIQRALDLIRTNPDPRYQPGARYDSRYDDRRYQ, translated from the exons ataataCTGTTTGCTATTCTAGCAATCGCTAGAGCTCAATATTACAGACCAGCAATAGGGGGGGCTGCGATAAGAATTATAAGTCAAACGCAAGAAGGACCAAACGCTGACGGATCTTATAAATGGAG TTACGATACGGAAAACGGCATTTCTGCAGAAGAACAAGGTATCTTGAAGAATAGAGGTTCTCAAGCAGAAGCAACTGAAGCTAAAGGAGGATTCAGATATACCGCACCAGATAACAGCGTCATCTCTTTAACATACGTTGCCGATGAAAACGGTTTCCGCGCATTTGGACCACATCTTCCCACTCCTCCTCCAATTCCACCTGCAATTCAAAGGGCTTTAGATTTAATTAGAACGAATCCTGATCCTAGATATCAACCTGGGGCAAGATACGATTCTAGATATGACGATCGTAGATATCAATAA